In Miscanthus floridulus cultivar M001 chromosome 5, ASM1932011v1, whole genome shotgun sequence, one genomic interval encodes:
- the LOC136453847 gene encoding protein arginine methyltransferase NDUFAF7 homolog, mitochondrial-like isoform X1: protein MAADSTPPHRGSAPLYPSDWACASSVSGRVRTRIKSSVCSSAHLFRIGHERTHRTAPVSGRNTDSRRAAAAAAASTMAPAFSAHVPALRRGALRVRWVTAALFSSGILAGNKPVLVRDFVRSALYDPNHGYFSKRAGPVGVLDASIRFNQFEGRSAYIQHLDKLYKKHDIAWFTPVELFKPWYAYAIAASILRTANLSVPLKIYEIGGGSGTCAKCILDYMMLNAPPKVYNDMKYISVEISSSLAEKQLETVGEVQSHLSKFTVEHRDAINRPGWGRKDPHPCWVLLLEVLDNLPHDLVYSPDQVSPWMEVWIEKVNGSSQASEVYKPLQDPLISRCVDIIGMKEDKASVSEKLAFAAKGVLSKVFPKPRRAWLPTGCLKLMDTLHQALPSMSLIASDFSYLPDVSIPGDRAPLVSSKKDGKTSDHRNYLDAQGDADIFFPTDFRLLEQIDHHCSGFSKEQKNPGAFKPVKKRRTIILDTAAFMEEFGLPLKTMTKDGYNPLLDDFKNTKFYLSVPTHNVPTHNRK, encoded by the exons ATGGCAGCCGACTCGACGCCGCCGCACCGGGGCTCCGCTCCATTATATCCATCGGATTGGGCGTGCGCCAGTTCCGTTTCGGGTCGGGTGCGGACCCGCATAAAGAGCTCCGTCTGTTCCTCTGCACACTTGTTTCGGATCGGGCACGAACGCACGCACCGCACCGCACCTGTTTCGGGAAGGAACACAGACTCgcgccgagccgccgccgccgccgccgcctcgactATGGCGCCGGCGTTCTCGGCGCATGTCCCCGCTCTACGACGTGGAGCACTGCGCGTGCGGTGGGTCACGGCGGCGCTGTTCTCATCGGGGATTCTCGCTGGCAACAAGCCGGTTCTG GTGCGCGACTTCGTGAGGTCAGCGCTGTACGACCCCAACCATGGCTACTTCTCCAAGCGGGCGGGGCCGGTGGGCGTTCTTGACGCCAGCATCCGCTTCAACCAGTTCGAGG GGAGGAGTGCGTATATACAGCACCTTGATAAACTGTATAAGAAGCATGATATCGCTTGGTTTACTCCCGTGGAGCTCTTTAAG CCATGGTATGCCTATGCAATAGCAGCATCGATTCTGCGTACAGCAAATCTTTCAGTCCCATTGAAG ATATATGAGATTGGTGGTGGCTCTGGAACATGCGCAAAGTGCATACTTGATTACATGATGCTGAATGCACCACCAAAAGTCTACAATGATATGAAATACAT CTCAGTAGAGATTAGCTCCTCTCTTGCTGAGAAGCAATTGGAAACTGTTGGTGAAGTGCAAAGCCATTTGTCAAAGTTTACGGTGGAGCACCGGGATGCAATTAACAGACCTGGATGGG GCCGCAAGGATCCTCATCCGTGTTGGGTGCTTTTGCTTGAG GTACTTGacaatctaccacatgaccttgTCTATTCGCCAGATCAGGTTTCTCCATGGATGGAAGTGTGGATTGAAAAAGTAAACGGCAG TTCACAAGCCTCTGAAGTCTATAAGCCACTACAAGACCCATTAATTTCCCGCTGTGTTGATATTATTGGCATGAAGGAAGACAAAGCTTCTGTCAGTGAAAAACTAGCATTTGCTGCAAAAGGAGTTCTATCAAAAGTATTCCCAAAGCCTCGTAGAGCTTGGTTGCCGACTGGCTGCTTG AAACTAATGGATACTCTACATCAAGCTTTACCGAGTATGTCCCTTATTGCTTCAGATTTCAGCTATCTTCCGGATGTTAGCATACCTGGTGACAGGGctccattggtttcatcaaag AAGGATGGGAAGACATCAGATCATCGCAACTACCTTGATGCTCAG GGTGACGCGGACATCTTCTTCCCAACGGATTTCCGGCTCCTGGAGCAGATCGACCATCACTGCTCTGGCTTCTCAAAGGAGCAGAAGAATCCTGGCGCATTCAAACCCgtgaagaagaggaggacgaTCATA CTTGATACTGCAGCCTTCATGGAGGAGTTTGGCCTGCCGCTGAAGACGATGACCAAAGATGGGTACAATCCGCTACTAGACGATTTCAAGAACACGAAGTTCTATCTCAGCGTCCCTACACACAACGTTCCTACCCACAACAGGAAGTAG
- the LOC136453847 gene encoding uncharacterized protein isoform X2: protein MAADSTPPHRGSAPLYPSDWACASSVSGRVRTRIKSSVCSSAHLFRIGHERTHRTAPVSGRNTDSRRAAAAAAASTMAPAFSAHVPALRRGALRVRWVTAALFSSGILAGNKPVLVRDFVRSALYDPNHGYFSKRAGPVGVLDASIRFNQFEGRSAYIQHLDKLYKKHDIAWFTPVELFKPWYAYAIAASILRTANLSVPLKIYEIGGGSGTCAKCILDYMMLNAPPKVYNDMKYISVEISSSLAEKQLETVGEVQSHLSKFTVEHRDAINRPGWGRKDPHPCWVLLLEVLDNLPHDLVYSPDQVSPWMEVWIEKVNGSSQASEVYKPLQDPLISRCVDIIGMKEDKASVSEKLAFAAKGVLSKVFPKPRRAWLPTGCLISAIFRMLAYLVTGLHWFHQRRMGRHQIIATTLMLRVTRTSSSQRISGSWSRSTITALASQRSRRILAHSNP, encoded by the exons ATGGCAGCCGACTCGACGCCGCCGCACCGGGGCTCCGCTCCATTATATCCATCGGATTGGGCGTGCGCCAGTTCCGTTTCGGGTCGGGTGCGGACCCGCATAAAGAGCTCCGTCTGTTCCTCTGCACACTTGTTTCGGATCGGGCACGAACGCACGCACCGCACCGCACCTGTTTCGGGAAGGAACACAGACTCgcgccgagccgccgccgccgccgccgcctcgactATGGCGCCGGCGTTCTCGGCGCATGTCCCCGCTCTACGACGTGGAGCACTGCGCGTGCGGTGGGTCACGGCGGCGCTGTTCTCATCGGGGATTCTCGCTGGCAACAAGCCGGTTCTG GTGCGCGACTTCGTGAGGTCAGCGCTGTACGACCCCAACCATGGCTACTTCTCCAAGCGGGCGGGGCCGGTGGGCGTTCTTGACGCCAGCATCCGCTTCAACCAGTTCGAGG GGAGGAGTGCGTATATACAGCACCTTGATAAACTGTATAAGAAGCATGATATCGCTTGGTTTACTCCCGTGGAGCTCTTTAAG CCATGGTATGCCTATGCAATAGCAGCATCGATTCTGCGTACAGCAAATCTTTCAGTCCCATTGAAG ATATATGAGATTGGTGGTGGCTCTGGAACATGCGCAAAGTGCATACTTGATTACATGATGCTGAATGCACCACCAAAAGTCTACAATGATATGAAATACAT CTCAGTAGAGATTAGCTCCTCTCTTGCTGAGAAGCAATTGGAAACTGTTGGTGAAGTGCAAAGCCATTTGTCAAAGTTTACGGTGGAGCACCGGGATGCAATTAACAGACCTGGATGGG GCCGCAAGGATCCTCATCCGTGTTGGGTGCTTTTGCTTGAG GTACTTGacaatctaccacatgaccttgTCTATTCGCCAGATCAGGTTTCTCCATGGATGGAAGTGTGGATTGAAAAAGTAAACGGCAG TTCACAAGCCTCTGAAGTCTATAAGCCACTACAAGACCCATTAATTTCCCGCTGTGTTGATATTATTGGCATGAAGGAAGACAAAGCTTCTGTCAGTGAAAAACTAGCATTTGCTGCAAAAGGAGTTCTATCAAAAGTATTCCCAAAGCCTCGTAGAGCTTGGTTGCCGACTGGCTGCTTG ATTTCAGCTATCTTCCGGATGTTAGCATACCTGGTGACAGGGctccattggtttcatcaaag AAGGATGGGAAGACATCAGATCATCGCAACTACCTTGATGCTCAG GGTGACGCGGACATCTTCTTCCCAACGGATTTCCGGCTCCTGGAGCAGATCGACCATCACTGCTCTGGCTTCTCAAAGGAGCAGAAGAATCCTGGCGCATTCAAACCCgtga